One [Clostridium] saccharolyticum WM1 DNA segment encodes these proteins:
- a CDS encoding AAA family ATPase, whose protein sequence is MRIAKVYIKNFRGYGENNTTDEMYLFEHLNDADFVIFSGYNGFGKTGFFEAIEWCITGKIKGLQETDIYAKNTMKKSSYLKFQSRKEKREREVVVRIIFDNGWGVTRRTKCNALEENGYYDNLTDLNEQDIKQQFIDEKIKQWTGQLPDQIFKLSFNGQNRNTDFVKSTKAKDRTGSLLEFMGLKLLDDIVTESDPKKRRKLNSNYEKAKTEYSNVIMEVKRIDEIFKSNKWGSIEEYSKNIRMLLENINSYQGKMMKIGICQDSLLSYDTLNDLLNSFEKIRILKDTLEKQIAMDDRQIAEATKHRLQYEWNRIQHFLNSALLFKESNLTELEGEKSRFIRLREIYSESLNELNQMKQKILLDVVMPTPVKNDTSIGITKTEKEYYEICLNVYKDLQSVGMNFSISGNYKLDAYNIEREFRKSEKYVGFLKSLENIVSQQKTHFIEVEGILTEQKELLIQVQGYVNGQNEINSCPVCGGTEFIKENQNGKQELLEVISTRIAEGNLNLKERNDNLVKIEERLSDCHEKIKKIIRIKYQTNLNELNVEINRIKDSIVEACDLRIKCNELSFSNLGVRLSIVLTRINQINEFKEKYQLNIFEIEDIIRKKKEHKSIIEESLRIRFHMYDFENFSKEAEKMNVASILPLFKRRNLITKVTKYVDEILDFDIGTENRNILRQYEEKCQCSSKLESKVSLLEEAINFRSIINNNSKVMENNLIETLVENNELINWIYGKINPHPYFRELSLKIVKDETSILSAEDNDVYLDHIFSEAQMNVLSLSIFLGLILSINNYEFQQIFLDDPVQSLDDINVVSFIDLLRALIRSKHVNKNYIISTHDHNFSKLLKIKLRNYSFIEYRFISYGEEGPRINMVQSNILS, encoded by the coding sequence ATGAGAATTGCTAAAGTATATATAAAAAATTTTAGAGGCTATGGAGAAAATAATACGACTGATGAAATGTACTTGTTTGAGCATCTAAACGACGCCGACTTCGTAATTTTTTCCGGTTATAATGGATTTGGAAAAACGGGTTTTTTTGAGGCTATTGAATGGTGTATTACGGGGAAAATAAAAGGATTACAGGAAACAGATATTTATGCTAAAAATACCATGAAAAAAAGTTCATATCTAAAATTTCAGAGTAGAAAGGAAAAGAGAGAAAGGGAAGTAGTTGTCCGTATTATTTTTGACAATGGTTGGGGTGTTACAAGGAGAACAAAATGTAATGCTCTAGAAGAGAATGGTTATTATGATAATCTCACAGATTTAAATGAACAAGATATAAAACAACAATTTATTGATGAAAAAATAAAGCAATGGACTGGACAGCTGCCGGATCAAATTTTTAAATTAAGTTTTAATGGTCAAAATAGAAATACAGACTTCGTGAAATCAACAAAAGCTAAGGATAGAACGGGTTCGTTGCTTGAATTTATGGGTCTGAAGCTCCTAGATGATATTGTTACAGAATCTGATCCTAAAAAAAGAAGAAAGTTAAATAGTAATTATGAAAAGGCAAAAACAGAATATAGTAATGTGATTATGGAAGTAAAAAGGATTGATGAAATTTTTAAAAGTAATAAATGGGGATCAATTGAGGAATATAGTAAAAATATAAGAATGCTGTTAGAGAATATTAATTCTTATCAAGGCAAGATGATGAAAATTGGAATATGCCAGGATTCTTTGCTATCATATGATACTTTGAATGACTTATTAAATTCTTTTGAAAAGATTAGAATACTTAAGGATACATTAGAAAAACAGATAGCTATGGATGATAGGCAGATTGCAGAAGCAACAAAACATAGATTACAGTATGAGTGGAATCGGATACAGCATTTCTTAAATAGTGCTTTATTGTTTAAAGAATCAAATCTAACAGAGTTAGAAGGGGAAAAGTCTCGCTTTATCAGATTGAGGGAAATTTATAGTGAAAGTTTAAATGAATTAAACCAAATGAAGCAAAAAATTCTATTAGATGTTGTTATGCCTACCCCTGTTAAAAATGATACATCCATAGGTATAACAAAAACTGAAAAGGAATACTATGAGATCTGTTTAAACGTTTACAAAGATTTACAAAGTGTTGGGATGAATTTTTCGATTTCTGGAAATTACAAGCTTGATGCTTATAACATTGAAAGGGAGTTTCGAAAGAGTGAAAAATATGTGGGTTTTCTAAAAAGCCTTGAGAATATTGTCTCACAACAAAAAACGCATTTTATAGAAGTGGAAGGAATACTTACAGAACAAAAAGAATTATTGATACAGGTTCAGGGCTATGTAAATGGGCAGAATGAAATTAACAGTTGCCCGGTTTGCGGAGGAACGGAATTTATAAAAGAAAATCAGAATGGAAAGCAAGAATTGCTTGAGGTAATTAGTACAAGGATAGCAGAGGGGAATCTTAATCTAAAGGAAAGAAATGATAATTTAGTTAAAATAGAGGAACGTCTTAGCGATTGCCATGAAAAAATAAAAAAGATTATTAGAATCAAATATCAGACAAACCTTAATGAATTAAATGTTGAAATAAATAGGATAAAAGACTCTATTGTTGAAGCATGTGATTTGAGAATCAAATGCAATGAGTTATCATTTAGTAATTTAGGAGTAAGATTGTCAATAGTATTGACTAGAATCAATCAAATCAATGAATTCAAAGAAAAATATCAATTAAATATTTTTGAGATTGAAGATATTATACGAAAGAAAAAAGAGCATAAAAGTATAATAGAGGAATCTTTACGTATAAGATTTCACATGTATGATTTCGAAAACTTCTCCAAAGAAGCGGAAAAAATGAATGTTGCATCAATATTACCACTTTTTAAAAGAAGAAACTTAATAACAAAGGTAACAAAATATGTTGATGAAATTCTTGATTTTGATATAGGAACAGAGAATCGAAATATATTAAGACAATATGAGGAAAAGTGCCAATGTAGTAGTAAATTAGAATCTAAGGTATCATTATTGGAGGAAGCGATCAATTTTCGTTCTATTATTAATAATAATAGCAAAGTTATGGAAAACAATCTTATAGAGACATTGGTTGAAAATAATGAATTGATAAACTGGATTTATGGTAAGATCAATCCTCACCCGTATTTCCGAGAGTTAAGCTTAAAAATTGTCAAAGATGAAACTAGCATTTTATCGGCAGAGGATAATGATGTTTATTTAGACCATATTTTCAGTGAGGCACAGATGAATGTGCTATCCTTAAGTATTTTTCTTGGTTTGATTCTATCTATAAATAATTATGAGTTTCAACAGATTTTTTTAGATGACCCAGTACAAAGCCTTGACGATATTAATGTAGTATCTTTTATTGACTTACTACGTGCATTGATTCGCTCGAAACATGTAAATAAGAATTATATTATTAGTACACATGACCATAATTTTAGTAAACTATTAAAAATAAAGTTGCGGAATTATAGTTTTATTGAATATAGGTTTATTTCTTATGGAGAAGAGGGACCTAGAATAAATATGGTTCAATCCAATATTTTAAGTTAA
- a CDS encoding PTS system mannose/fructose/N-acetylgalactosamine-transporter subunit IIB, whose protein sequence is MNIVLARIDDRLVHGQVVTDWVKYTKCERIIIVNDQVAGDEIRKRLLAASIPPGIKLNVLTIKKAAEVYHNPKHQDLKAMLIFANPMDVLALLQNGVQLKSINVGGMSFKNGKKQLATAVFIDENDKANLIQIHEAGVRLEIRMLSSDNQIDLMEVMGR, encoded by the coding sequence ATGAATATTGTTCTGGCAAGAATTGACGACAGGCTGGTGCATGGACAAGTTGTTACGGATTGGGTGAAATATACCAAATGTGAACGTATCATTATAGTCAATGACCAGGTGGCCGGAGATGAAATTCGAAAAAGACTGCTTGCAGCTTCAATTCCTCCGGGTATAAAACTTAATGTGCTAACAATAAAGAAAGCGGCGGAAGTATATCATAATCCAAAGCATCAGGATCTGAAGGCGATGTTAATTTTTGCTAATCCTATGGATGTTTTGGCTTTATTGCAAAACGGTGTTCAACTGAAATCCATTAATGTTGGGGGAATGAGCTTTAAAAATGGTAAGAAGCAGTTGGCAACAGCGGTTTTTATTGATGAAAATGACAAAGCTAATTTAATTCAGATTCATGAAGCTGGTGTCAGACTGGAAATTCGGATGCTGTCATCCGATAACCAGATTGATTTAATGGAGGTAATGGGGAGATGA
- a CDS encoding YARHG domain-containing protein has product MFCPNCGEENNNAARFCYNCGCSLTNKEESLVKENSNIETNKARKNLFIKVCLLVMLTIIIILIILLHTSNKNSEAFVSKTIAVKGIEEAKNGDEVNNEKLPGLFEDTSIEEKSVGISPDDYILPESDSKIYSAEELNSLSSKELRLARNEIYAKHGRKFSSEDLQSYFSEKIWYKPKYEAAEFEAKSNGMLNVVELENIKLIVENEKLRNSTTLDGYQEVLEDKRLVLSREEIENYLQNQGMDTNSLYYLKNTINHSDRTIEEKTVPKLQYDNEKFTYVENYNPYNQAYEYNPIISFEFVEEEYEVKEKQILPDGSYYLAHNSLVTEKTLNRDLENNLYIESGQNRTNHKISESGVDKNSYDYWVIGLNGNYWGTYTIYKGKDEIKIEKRYYDTIRKSYKFTSTETYKKLDVESLLISK; this is encoded by the coding sequence TTGTTTTGTCCTAATTGCGGAGAAGAAAATAATAATGCTGCTAGATTTTGTTATAATTGTGGTTGCTCACTAACGAATAAAGAAGAGAGTTTAGTAAAGGAAAATTCTAATATTGAAACAAATAAAGCAAGAAAAAATTTATTTATAAAAGTTTGTTTGTTGGTGATGCTTACAATAATTATAATTCTAATTATTTTACTGCATACTTCAAATAAAAATTCAGAGGCATTTGTTTCTAAGACAATTGCAGTAAAAGGCATTGAGGAAGCAAAAAATGGAGATGAAGTGAACAATGAAAAACTCCCGGGTCTATTCGAGGACACTAGTATTGAAGAAAAGTCAGTAGGAATATCTCCAGACGATTATATTCTTCCAGAAAGTGATAGCAAGATATATTCGGCAGAGGAATTAAATTCATTATCTTCGAAAGAGTTACGTTTAGCTAGAAATGAAATTTATGCAAAGCATGGTAGAAAATTTTCATCAGAGGATTTGCAAAGTTACTTTTCGGAGAAAATCTGGTACAAGCCAAAGTATGAAGCAGCAGAATTTGAGGCAAAAAGTAACGGTATGCTTAATGTAGTTGAATTAGAAAATATAAAGTTAATTGTAGAAAATGAAAAGTTAAGAAACTCTACCACATTAGATGGCTATCAAGAGGTTTTAGAAGACAAAAGGTTAGTGCTATCGAGAGAAGAGATTGAAAATTATTTACAAAATCAAGGAATGGATACAAATAGTCTTTATTATTTAAAAAATACAATTAATCATAGTGATAGAACTATTGAAGAAAAGACTGTGCCTAAGTTGCAATACGATAATGAAAAGTTTACATATGTGGAAAATTATAATCCCTATAATCAGGCCTATGAGTACAATCCAATCATATCATTTGAATTTGTAGAAGAAGAGTACGAAGTGAAAGAAAAGCAAATTTTGCCAGATGGAAGTTACTATTTAGCTCATAACTCTTTGGTGACAGAAAAAACTCTTAATAGAGATTTGGAAAACAATTTATATATAGAATCCGGCCAGAATAGAACGAATCATAAAATTAGTGAAAGTGGGGTAGATAAAAATAGCTATGACTATTGGGTAATAGGTTTAAATGGAAACTATTGGGGAACATATACCATATATAAGGGAAAAGATGAAATAAAAATAGAGAAAAGATATTATGATACAATTAGGAAAAGTTATAAATTTACTTCCACTGAAACTTACAAAAAACTTGATGTTGAGAGCCTCTTAATTAGTAAATAG
- a CDS encoding SIS domain-containing protein, whose translation MNIIKDYLDFTIQKLQDVKQQEAENIEQAAAYVAETCKKNGRFYVFGSGHSHMVAEDIYIRAGGLAYVKAILLPELMLHEMPNKSTYLERLEGYAESMLRLYKVGPDDTLMVISNSGRNSVPVEMCLEAKKIGARVIAITSLQHAKQQTSRHKSGKRIHEIADVVIDNHADKGDAAYYIPGFEVPTGPTSDTTGTAIAQSIIVKTIENLVQSGCVPPVFKSSNLDGADEYNDQLFDQYYGYFK comes from the coding sequence ATGAATATAATTAAGGATTATTTGGATTTTACAATTCAGAAATTGCAGGATGTGAAACAACAGGAAGCTGAAAATATTGAGCAAGCCGCCGCATATGTTGCGGAAACTTGCAAGAAGAATGGTCGTTTTTATGTCTTTGGCAGCGGGCACAGCCATATGGTTGCAGAAGATATCTATATCAGAGCCGGCGGACTGGCTTATGTAAAGGCAATCCTTCTGCCAGAATTGATGCTGCATGAAATGCCTAATAAAAGTACATATTTGGAACGTTTGGAGGGATATGCCGAATCTATGCTTCGCCTCTATAAAGTCGGACCAGATGACACTTTGATGGTGATTTCTAATTCAGGAAGAAATAGTGTTCCGGTGGAGATGTGCCTGGAAGCAAAAAAAATCGGTGCAAGAGTAATTGCGATTACCTCTTTGCAGCATGCCAAACAGCAAACCTCAAGGCATAAAAGCGGCAAGCGGATTCATGAGATAGCTGACGTAGTTATCGACAATCATGCCGATAAGGGCGATGCAGCGTATTACATTCCGGGCTTTGAAGTGCCGACCGGGCCGACCTCCGATACTACCGGTACCGCCATTGCCCAATCGATTATTGTTAAGACAATTGAGAATCTGGTTCAGTCCGGCTGTGTTCCGCCAGTCTTTAAAAGCTCTAATCTTGACGGTGCTGATGAATATAATGATCAGCTTTTTGATCAGTATTATGGATATTTCAAATAG
- a CDS encoding DNA adenine methylase — MHHSYLDPYFGGGAVLFEKPPSRIETVNDLDDDVVNFFRVIQNPESCQELQEWLIYTSYSMQIYEESFTRETQSPVEQVGSFAVKSMQSHGFRLNGDCGWKKDVYGREAAYAVRYWNLLPEALVEMAIRLKGVQIENKPALELIKAFDHENVLIYLDPPYVWSARGRKQCRYEMSDQDHEELLDTSIHSKAKTMLSGYDCELYEKYLKGWRKLQIPARAQNSLPRAETLWMNFDQ, encoded by the coding sequence GTGCATCACAGCTATCTGGATCCATACTTTGGAGGAGGGGCTGTCCTCTTTGAGAAGCCTCCTTCCAGGATTGAGACGGTAAACGATCTTGACGACGATGTGGTGAACTTCTTTCGGGTGATTCAGAATCCGGAAAGCTGTCAGGAGTTGCAGGAGTGGCTTATATATACGTCGTATTCCATGCAGATCTATGAGGAATCTTTTACAAGAGAGACTCAGTCACCTGTGGAGCAGGTCGGGTCCTTTGCGGTTAAATCCATGCAGAGTCACGGATTTAGACTGAATGGAGATTGTGGTTGGAAGAAAGATGTTTACGGCAGGGAAGCAGCTTATGCGGTTCGGTATTGGAATCTACTTCCGGAAGCACTGGTGGAGATGGCGATCAGGCTAAAAGGTGTGCAGATTGAGAATAAGCCGGCGCTGGAGCTGATCAAAGCCTTCGATCATGAGAATGTGTTGATCTACTTGGATCCGCCTTATGTATGGTCTGCACGAGGCCGGAAGCAATGCCGGTATGAAATGTCTGACCAGGATCATGAGGAGTTGTTAGATACAAGTATTCACAGCAAAGCTAAGACAATGCTTTCCGGATATGATTGTGAGCTGTATGAGAAGTATTTGAAAGGCTGGCGTAAGCTGCAGATTCCGGCCAGAGCGCAGAACAGTCTTCCGAGGGCGGAAACGTTGTGGATGAATTTTGATCAATAA
- a CDS encoding PTS sugar transporter subunit IIA yields MVTVIVASHGELADAFLKTSALLFGRQEQVFALGFYPGENISQFTQQMEQVLDSCNPDGYLILTDILGGSPYNVAAQIALSQPHVEVVAGVNLPLLLEVLQIREMLSLQTLTERIMNIKADTIVLLSGRLGEQQEILEELE; encoded by the coding sequence ATGGTAACTGTTATCGTTGCATCCCATGGGGAATTGGCAGATGCATTTTTGAAGACATCGGCGCTGCTCTTTGGAAGGCAAGAACAGGTATTTGCTCTGGGGTTTTATCCTGGCGAAAACATCAGTCAGTTTACTCAGCAGATGGAACAAGTGTTAGATTCCTGTAATCCGGATGGTTATCTTATTCTAACGGATATATTAGGAGGAAGTCCATATAATGTAGCAGCGCAGATAGCTTTAAGCCAGCCGCATGTAGAAGTGGTGGCTGGGGTTAACCTGCCGTTGTTACTGGAAGTACTGCAGATAAGAGAAATGCTGTCATTACAGACGCTGACAGAGCGAATCATGAATATTAAGGCAGATACAATTGTATTGCTGTCTGGCCGGCTGGGAGAGCAGCAAGAGATTTTGGAGGAATTGGAATGA
- a CDS encoding helix-turn-helix domain-containing protein: MARIIDGNKMNMVGEKVKQIRKNQEMSQQQLSDKLETLAIYICRGSISRIEDGSRTVTDIELFGLSKILNVPIQFLFDE; encoded by the coding sequence ATGGCAAGAATAATTGATGGCAATAAAATGAATATGGTGGGAGAAAAAGTAAAACAAATTCGTAAAAACCAAGAAATGAGTCAACAGCAACTATCGGATAAATTAGAAACATTAGCAATCTATATATGCAGAGGTTCAATATCTAGAATAGAAGATGGCTCCCGCACAGTTACTGATATTGAACTTTTTGGATTATCAAAAATCTTAAACGTACCTATTCAATTTCTCTTTGATGAATAG
- a CDS encoding PTS system mannose/fructose/sorbose family transporter subunit IID, which translates to METNKIQKKDLLKVYVRTFFHQGSWNYERMQALGYCFDLIPVLNKIYDKKGDRIEAYKRHLEYFNTHQFMANPILGVNIALEEKIALGGDIDDGAVNAVKIGLMGPLAGVGDPVFLGTLRPLLAALGASFALQGNFLGPLLFFLLFNVIRLGFMWYSLDFGYQKGLSLLADISGNALKKLTEGASVLGLFIMGALVNQWTSINVPLVITRLMVEGKEVVTTVQNVLDELVPGILALGLTFACMKLLNKKISPIVIIFILFFIGIIGNYFGILG; encoded by the coding sequence ATGGAAACAAATAAAATACAAAAAAAGGATTTATTAAAAGTATATGTAAGGACATTTTTTCATCAGGGATCATGGAATTATGAAAGAATGCAAGCTTTAGGATATTGTTTTGATCTGATTCCTGTTTTGAATAAGATTTATGACAAAAAGGGAGATCGAATCGAGGCTTATAAGCGGCATCTGGAATATTTTAACACGCATCAGTTTATGGCAAATCCTATTCTTGGTGTAAATATCGCACTGGAAGAGAAAATCGCCTTAGGAGGAGATATTGATGATGGGGCGGTTAACGCGGTCAAAATCGGTCTGATGGGACCGCTGGCTGGTGTAGGTGATCCGGTTTTCCTGGGAACGTTACGCCCATTACTGGCAGCACTTGGAGCAAGCTTTGCTTTACAGGGTAATTTCTTAGGACCGCTTTTATTTTTCTTACTATTTAACGTGATTCGACTTGGTTTTATGTGGTACAGCCTGGATTTTGGATATCAAAAAGGACTATCACTACTGGCGGATATATCTGGCAATGCTTTGAAAAAATTAACCGAAGGCGCTTCCGTTCTGGGCCTGTTTATCATGGGAGCATTGGTGAATCAATGGACTTCAATCAATGTACCGCTTGTTATAACCCGGCTCATGGTTGAAGGCAAGGAAGTGGTTACGACCGTACAGAATGTTTTGGATGAGTTAGTACCAGGGATTTTGGCGTTAGGGCTGACATTTGCATGTATGAAATTACTGAATAAGAAAATAAGTCCGATAGTTATTATCTTTATCCTGTTCTTTATTGGTATTATCGGCAATTATTTCGGTATTTTAGGTTAG
- a CDS encoding cell wall-binding repeat-containing protein yields the protein MKLSKSILFSAGMLVLVVLISRPTYAGTWKVANTNGRYQVWYQEEDGTYPINTWKNIDSKWYHFDNNGYVSTGWLQDNGDWYYCYSSGKMAANGWINGKYYVGEDGKMYRNATTPDGKQVGEDGTLVNDSPIGGKWYLGIDADLTGIYETGEVSKPDNMNREYDNSWWYLYYAGNNANSTGYVYAQGWIWIDEDKNGIKDGILNRYYFDGGWLATNTIIDGKKVNGDGMWIVDNEVQTISQRRDVEGNTKWRGLTPGIYWDAKHNSRIEISKDWGLHYFENNKNTPYMEAEILYGEADESFPEMIYTVQVLKDPIKENNNKGKLNSNQNYLSIFIDAGEDYSGRGYSSPGDITIICGYTYGIFNQTDDKGRDRHFYFESK from the coding sequence ATGAAACTTTCGAAATCAATATTATTTTCAGCTGGAATGCTTGTATTAGTTGTACTCATTTCAAGGCCAACTTATGCGGGAACATGGAAAGTCGCCAATACTAATGGGCGGTATCAGGTGTGGTATCAAGAAGAAGATGGAACCTATCCGATTAATACATGGAAAAACATTGATAGCAAGTGGTATCATTTTGATAATAATGGGTATGTGTCTACTGGCTGGCTACAAGATAACGGTGATTGGTATTACTGTTATTCAAGTGGTAAGATGGCTGCTAATGGATGGATTAATGGCAAGTACTATGTAGGAGAAGATGGTAAGATGTACAGAAATGCTACTACTCCTGATGGAAAGCAAGTAGGTGAAGATGGAACATTAGTGAATGATTCCCCTATAGGGGGTAAATGGTACTTAGGGATAGATGCAGATTTAACAGGAATATATGAGACTGGAGAGGTTAGTAAGCCGGATAATATGAATAGAGAGTATGATAATAGTTGGTGGTATCTTTACTATGCAGGAAATAACGCTAATAGTACGGGATATGTATATGCTCAAGGTTGGATATGGATTGATGAAGATAAAAATGGTATAAAAGATGGGATTTTAAATCGATATTATTTTGATGGAGGTTGGCTTGCAACAAATACTATAATAGATGGTAAGAAGGTTAATGGAGATGGCATGTGGATAGTGGATAATGAAGTGCAGACAATAAGTCAACGAAGAGATGTTGAAGGAAATACTAAGTGGCGAGGATTGACACCGGGTATTTATTGGGATGCCAAACATAATTCACGTATCGAAATCAGTAAAGATTGGGGTTTACATTACTTTGAGAATAATAAGAATACTCCATATATGGAAGCTGAAATTTTATATGGGGAAGCTGATGAATCATTTCCAGAAATGATTTATACCGTACAGGTTTTAAAAGACCCAATTAAAGAAAATAATAATAAGGGGAAACTTAATTCTAATCAAAATTATCTTAGTATTTTTATTGATGCAGGTGAGGATTATTCAGGGAGAGGATATTCCTCTCCAGGAGATATTACTATTATATGTGGCTACACTTATGGTATCTTTAATCAAACTGATGATAAAGGAAGAGATAGGCATTTTTATTTTGAAAGTAAATAA
- a CDS encoding GntR family transcriptional regulator: MPIYKKIIDYIEKCIKNGVYIRGGAIPSEQELCEMFQCSRMTVRKALDELVSTGILFKAQGKGAFVSTIEYDRLYSLKGFTQIMKEQGYEASSEVLSFEQVPASDEIARKLRIIEGDMVYSLARIRKASGVALSIEQVYLPAIELPDLEKYEFSTCSLYETMEREYGLRIERAVQTINTVEVTGEQAQILFQKDQGVALRSFSIGYDKNSKPIEYEIALYNGYKYSIDVIINN; encoded by the coding sequence ATGCCTATTTACAAAAAGATAATTGACTACATAGAAAAATGTATTAAAAACGGAGTTTATATCAGAGGTGGGGCAATACCAAGCGAACAGGAATTATGCGAGATGTTTCAATGCAGCCGCATGACGGTAAGAAAAGCATTGGATGAATTAGTTTCAACCGGAATTTTATTTAAGGCGCAGGGAAAAGGGGCTTTCGTGTCTACGATTGAATATGACCGGTTATATTCCTTAAAGGGATTTACACAGATTATGAAAGAACAGGGATATGAAGCCAGCAGTGAAGTGTTATCCTTTGAGCAGGTACCTGCATCTGATGAAATTGCCAGGAAACTACGAATCATTGAAGGGGATATGGTTTATAGTCTGGCACGGATTCGTAAAGCTTCGGGCGTCGCCTTATCCATTGAACAGGTCTATCTTCCAGCTATCGAACTTCCTGACTTAGAAAAGTATGAATTTTCAACATGCTCTCTATATGAAACAATGGAGAGAGAATATGGACTCAGAATTGAGCGCGCTGTACAGACGATAAATACGGTCGAAGTAACTGGTGAACAGGCACAGATATTATTCCAAAAAGACCAGGGCGTTGCACTAAGGTCATTTTCGATTGGCTATGATAAGAACTCAAAACCAATCGAGTATGAAATTGCTTTGTATAATGGCTACAAGTACTCAATTGATGTGATTATTAATAATTAG
- a CDS encoding DNA recombination protein RecT, translating to MSDVKQELEKRAAGGGGKSHSVKLTKNMTIVDMVKALEPEIKRALPSNLSPERFTRNSLSSV from the coding sequence TTGTCAGATGTAAAACAGGAATTAGAGAAGAGGGCAGCAGGCGGTGGAGGCAAAAGTCATTCGGTTAAGCTGACAAAAAATATGACAATCGTTGATATGGTTAAGGCCCTTGAACCGGAAATCAAACGAGCCCTTCCCAGTAATCTTTCGCCGGAACGATTTACACGTAACTCCTTGAGTTCTGTGTGA
- a CDS encoding PTS mannose/fructose/sorbose transporter subunit IIC gives MNGIQIILVLFVGGLAGVESVLENSQFERPLIVCTLLGLILGDVKSGIILGGTLEMMSLGWMNIGAALPPDVALAGVISTILVILGKQSIASGIGVAIPIAMTGQILNTFIRTIAVYFIHKADKYAEQGNWRGIEICHIIPMLLHALRIIIPALLVCVFINGEMVQSALNAIPAFITDGLTVASGFIVVVGYAMVINMMKARYLMPFFFLGFIIAAFSNYNLIAFGVIGTCIALIYLKLNPEYGNRVPLAVGDDLD, from the coding sequence ATGAATGGCATACAGATTATTCTTGTTCTTTTCGTTGGTGGCCTGGCAGGTGTTGAGAGTGTGCTGGAAAATTCTCAATTTGAAAGACCCCTGATTGTTTGTACCCTTTTAGGATTGATTCTGGGTGATGTCAAGTCGGGTATTATCCTGGGCGGTACCTTGGAGATGATGAGTTTAGGCTGGATGAATATTGGTGCGGCGCTGCCGCCCGATGTTGCATTGGCGGGAGTAATATCAACGATTCTTGTAATTTTAGGAAAGCAGAGTATTGCTTCCGGAATAGGGGTAGCTATTCCGATTGCAATGACAGGTCAGATTTTAAATACTTTTATTCGGACAATTGCTGTCTATTTCATCCATAAGGCTGATAAATATGCGGAGCAAGGTAATTGGAGAGGCATCGAGATTTGTCATATCATTCCGATGCTGCTACATGCTCTGAGAATCATTATTCCGGCACTGCTGGTGTGTGTCTTTATTAATGGCGAAATGGTTCAGTCTGCTTTAAATGCAATTCCTGCGTTTATCACCGATGGTCTTACAGTAGCTAGTGGTTTTATCGTAGTTGTGGGCTATGCAATGGTTATTAATATGATGAAAGCCAGATATCTGATGCCATTCTTCTTTCTTGGATTTATCATCGCTGCCTTTAGCAACTACAACCTGATTGCCTTTGGTGTGATTGGAACCTGTATCGCTCTTATTTATCTGAAACTGAATCCGGAATATGGTAACCGTGTGCCGTTAGCAGTGGGTGATGATTTGGATTAG